Proteins from a single region of Antechinus flavipes isolate AdamAnt ecotype Samford, QLD, Australia chromosome 2, AdamAnt_v2, whole genome shotgun sequence:
- the CIB1 gene encoding calcium and integrin-binding protein 1, which yields MGSSASQLSKELLTEYQELTFLTKQEILLAHRRFIELLPPESRNVEDSLRVRVSNEQILTLPELKANPFRERICRVFSTAPERDSLSFEDFLDLFSVFSDAATPEIKSHYAFRIFDFDDDGTLNKEDLKCLVNCLTGDGQDTQLTSSEMKQLIENILEESDIDRDGTINLSEFQHVISRSPDFTSSFKIVL from the exons ATGGGCAGCTCGGCCAGTCAACTCTCCAAGGAGCTGCTGACAGAATACCAG GAATTAACGTTCCTGACGAAGCAGGAGATTCTCCT GGCCCACAGAAGGTTTATTGAACTGCTTCCTCCTGAGTCTCGGAATGTGGAAGATTCTCTGAGAGTCCGAGTATCCAATGAGCAGATCTTAACACTTCCGGAGCTCAAG GCCAACCCCTTCAGGGAACGTATTTGCCGTGTATTCTCCACAGCACCAGAAAGAGACAGCTTGAGCTTTGAAGACTTCTTGGACCTCTTCAGTGTCTTTAGCGATGCAGCTACCCCTGAAATTAAGTCCCACTATGCCTTCCGCATCTTTG ACTTTGATGATGATGGGACCTTGAATAAAGAGGATCTGAAGTGCCTAGTAAACTGCCTTACTGGGGATGGGCAGGATACTCAACTTACCAGCTCCGAGATGAAGCAGCTCATTGAGAAT ATCTTAGAAGAGTCTGACATTGACAGGGATGGTACCATCAACCTCTCAGAGTTCCAGCATGTCATTTCCCGTTCACCTGACTTCACCAG CTCCTTTAAGATTGTCCTGTGA